In Synechococcus sp. CC9616, the following are encoded in one genomic region:
- a CDS encoding SWIM zinc finger family protein produces MTITNGNNNGITAIGDEGLGQQPWWVQQWMELINGYRFKKRLERAWGYAREGNVTSIRFEGRRVHARVQGTGEEPYKVKLWLDVLNDEDWGYVLEALTQKARWSAQLLAGIMPVDIERAFAASGKRLFPFKLQEVRSECSCPDKANPCKHISAVYFLMGDRFSEDPFVLFQLRGRTRAKLLEDLAEQRRKALAALAEQHGNDRDANASKEDAAPLPPHPAVLDPALWWRYDRSLDGDLVVITAAMEGDTGLDAAGDLPLAEEPRFPEARSTFLNNLKAHGQASAQRAMLQAMAAGH; encoded by the coding sequence ATGACGATCACCAACGGCAACAACAACGGGATCACCGCTATCGGCGACGAAGGGCTGGGACAACAGCCCTGGTGGGTGCAGCAATGGATGGAGCTGATCAACGGCTACCGCTTCAAGAAACGTCTGGAGCGCGCCTGGGGTTACGCCCGCGAGGGCAACGTCACTTCAATCCGATTCGAAGGCCGCCGGGTGCATGCCCGCGTGCAGGGCACAGGTGAGGAGCCTTACAAGGTGAAGCTGTGGCTGGATGTGTTGAACGATGAGGACTGGGGCTACGTGCTCGAGGCCCTCACACAGAAAGCGCGCTGGTCTGCCCAGTTGCTGGCTGGAATCATGCCGGTCGACATTGAGCGTGCCTTCGCCGCAAGCGGCAAACGGCTGTTTCCTTTCAAATTGCAGGAAGTCCGCAGTGAATGCAGCTGCCCGGACAAGGCCAATCCCTGCAAGCACATCAGCGCGGTGTATTTCCTGATGGGGGATCGCTTCAGCGAAGACCCCTTCGTGCTGTTTCAACTGAGAGGGCGCACCCGCGCCAAGCTTCTGGAAGACCTGGCGGAACAACGTCGCAAAGCCCTTGCCGCTCTCGCCGAACAGCACGGAAATGACCGGGACGCAAACGCCTCCAAGGAGGATGCCGCTCCGTTACCTCCTCACCCTGCTGTGCTGGATCCCGCCCTGTGGTGGCGCTACGACCGCAGCCTTGACGGTGATCTTGTGGTGATCACGGCTGCCATGGAAGGTGACACTGGACTGGATGCCGCCGGTGACCTGCCACTGGCTGAGGAACCTCGTTTCCCTGAAGCCCGCTCGACTTTCCTGAACAATCTCAAGGCGCACGGTCAGGCCAGTGCCCAGCGCGCCATGCTTCAAGCGATGGCTGCTGGACACTGA
- a CDS encoding MEKHLA domain-containing protein, producing MRQTPWLSDDNQGVVKLLLSSHRRAFGEPLLASERSHHSSRLICQELFGCGFPVLAHGAGDDPALTYANAAALQLWERPWAEMVGMPSRLTAPEDQQSARQRALGDASQVEAISNYRGIRINSQGRRFRIENARIWTLWDAEEQVCGQAASFSDWWWLSTG from the coding sequence GTGCGGCAAACCCCTTGGCTCAGTGATGACAATCAGGGGGTGGTGAAACTTTTGCTGAGCTCGCACAGGCGCGCATTCGGGGAACCACTGCTGGCCAGCGAACGCTCGCATCACTCCAGTCGCCTGATCTGCCAGGAACTGTTTGGATGCGGATTTCCTGTGCTGGCACACGGCGCAGGGGACGATCCTGCTCTCACCTATGCCAACGCCGCCGCTCTGCAGCTCTGGGAGCGCCCCTGGGCTGAGATGGTTGGGATGCCCTCCCGCCTGACGGCACCAGAGGACCAACAAAGTGCACGACAGCGCGCCTTGGGAGACGCCAGCCAAGTTGAGGCGATCAGCAACTACAGGGGCATTCGAATCAACAGCCAAGGGCGACGCTTTCGCATCGAGAACGCACGCATCTGGACGCTCTGGGATGCAGAAGAGCAGGTCTGCGGCCAAGCGGCAAGCTTCAGCGATTGGTGGTGGCTGAGCACTGGTTGA
- a CDS encoding Hsp20/alpha crystallin family protein: MLTMRQSPFDLFERLEQQMATAERIPQAEVIDGDGAYTVRLELPGVERDSIDVKATDRTLMVSAERKGAADADNQQPALLSEFRTGTWSRSFRFSTGLDRDQLKASYRDGILEITAGKAISHTSVTVNVEI, from the coding sequence ATGCTGACCATGCGCCAATCCCCCTTTGATCTGTTCGAGCGACTCGAGCAGCAGATGGCCACCGCTGAACGCATCCCCCAGGCCGAAGTGATCGACGGTGACGGTGCTTACACAGTGCGCCTCGAACTCCCTGGAGTCGAGCGCGACTCCATCGACGTGAAAGCCACGGATCGCACCCTGATGGTGAGTGCCGAACGCAAAGGCGCTGCCGATGCCGACAACCAACAACCAGCTCTGCTAAGTGAATTCCGGACGGGCACCTGGAGCCGCAGCTTCCGCTTTTCAACTGGTCTCGACCGAGATCAGCTCAAGGCCTCCTACCGCGACGGGATTCTGGAAATCACCGCTGGCAAGGCTATTAGCCACACCAGCGTGACGGTGAACGTTGAGATCTGA